A stretch of Solirubrobacterales bacterium DNA encodes these proteins:
- a CDS encoding dipeptidase, producing the protein MALRGITMKVRTAVLALAAFAWTHLALAAPPSQADLEHARRLLAQAILFDGHNDLPWAIRTDKKAPGDVVAYDLRRRTAGQTDLPRLRQGGVSAQFWSVYIPGELATGFARTQLEQIDLMRRVIARYPEALRPASTARDIREAKKAGRIGSMLGVEGGHAIENSLGVLRAYYDLGVRYMTLTHNTNTDWADSAADLPPRHHGLTPFGEQVVLEMNRLGMLVDLSHTSAETMEDALRVSRAPVIFSHSSARGLCDVPRNVPDAILQKLAANGGVVMVTFVAGFTDPD; encoded by the coding sequence ATGGCGCTCCGGGGGATCACCATGAAAGTCCGTACCGCCGTTCTGGCCCTGGCTGCCTTCGCGTGGACACACCTCGCGCTCGCCGCACCGCCCTCGCAAGCCGATCTCGAGCATGCGCGGCGGTTGCTGGCCCAGGCCATCCTCTTCGACGGGCACAACGATCTGCCCTGGGCGATCCGCACCGACAAGAAGGCGCCGGGCGACGTCGTCGCGTACGACCTGCGCCGGCGCACCGCGGGGCAGACGGATCTCCCGCGCTTGCGGCAAGGTGGAGTGAGCGCGCAGTTCTGGTCCGTCTACATCCCCGGCGAGCTGGCCACCGGGTTCGCACGCACGCAGCTCGAACAGATCGACCTCATGCGCCGCGTCATCGCGCGCTATCCCGAAGCCTTGCGGCCCGCGAGCACGGCCCGGGACATTCGCGAAGCCAAGAAGGCGGGCCGCATCGGCTCCATGCTCGGCGTCGAAGGCGGGCACGCGATCGAGAATTCTCTGGGCGTGCTGCGCGCCTACTACGACCTCGGCGTGCGCTACATGACGCTCACCCACAACACGAACACGGATTGGGCGGACTCGGCCGCCGACCTGCCCCCGCGCCATCACGGCCTCACCCCGTTCGGCGAGCAGGTGGTGCTCGAGATGAACCGCCTCGGCATGCTCGTGGACCTGTCGCACACCTCCGCCGAGACCATGGAGGATGCGCTCCGCGTCTCCCGTGCGCCGGTGATCTTTTCGCACTCGTCCGCCCGCGGCCTCTGCGACGTGCCGCGCAACGTGCCCGACGCCATCCTCCAAAAGCTGGCGGCCAACGGCGGCGTGGTGATGGTCACCTTCGTGGCGGGATTCACCGATCCGGAC
- a CDS encoding helix-turn-helix domain-containing protein, giving the protein MASASKKSGPRHSASRRILAVVVPPIDELDLVGPLQVFNSVNRLAGRPLYEIEVVTNADHLTVEGENGVLTFLARHRLDRVEGTCDSVLLVCGLATRSVIDPALSAWLRERAAEVRRLGAVCVGVFLLAEAGLLDGRRATTHWKFGRELAARFPAVRVEHDPLWVKDGNLYTSAGISAGIDLALAWVEEDCGAGLAHEAARELVLFLRRPSGQPQVSVSLASQASEMASIRELQIWIAEHLETRLSVEDLADRMAMSVRNFERVFTREVGTTPSQYVLQMRVEAARRLLERSDRGLKQVAAASGFGNVDVMRRAFVRLLGITPRRYRDVATQLAP; this is encoded by the coding sequence ATGGCCTCCGCGTCCAAGAAATCCGGGCCTCGCCACTCCGCGAGCCGCCGGATCCTCGCCGTCGTCGTGCCTCCGATCGACGAGCTCGATCTGGTGGGCCCCCTCCAGGTGTTCAACTCGGTCAATCGCCTGGCGGGCAGGCCCCTGTACGAGATCGAGGTCGTCACGAACGCGGACCATCTGACGGTCGAGGGCGAGAACGGCGTCTTGACCTTCCTCGCCCGGCATCGGCTCGACCGGGTCGAGGGCACGTGCGATTCCGTGCTGCTCGTCTGCGGCCTCGCCACGCGCTCGGTGATCGATCCGGCCCTCTCCGCCTGGCTCCGCGAGAGGGCCGCCGAGGTGCGTCGGCTCGGCGCCGTGTGCGTCGGCGTTTTTCTGCTCGCGGAGGCCGGGTTGCTCGACGGGCGCCGGGCGACCACCCACTGGAAGTTCGGCCGCGAGCTGGCCGCCCGATTCCCCGCCGTGCGAGTCGAGCACGATCCGCTCTGGGTCAAGGATGGGAACCTCTACACGTCGGCCGGCATCTCGGCGGGCATCGATCTCGCGCTCGCATGGGTGGAGGAGGATTGCGGCGCCGGTCTCGCCCATGAAGCCGCGCGCGAGCTGGTGCTCTTCCTGCGCCGGCCGAGCGGGCAGCCGCAGGTGAGCGTCTCGCTCGCCTCGCAGGCTTCCGAGATGGCGTCGATCCGCGAGCTGCAGATCTGGATCGCCGAGCACCTCGAGACGAGGCTGTCGGTCGAGGACCTCGCGGATCGGATGGCGATGAGCGTGCGGAACTTCGAGCGCGTCTTCACGCGAGAGGTCGGAACAACGCCGTCGCAGTACGTGCTGCAGATGCGCGTGGAGGCGGCGCGGCGTCTGCTCGAGCGCTCGGATCGCGGGCTCAAGCAGGTGGCCGCGGCGTCCGGATTCGGCAACGTGGACGTGATGCGGCGCGCCTTCGTCCGGCTATTGGGGATCACGCCGCGCCGCTATCGCGACGTCGCGACTCAGCTGGCGCCTTGA